In one window of Vibrio sp. DW001 DNA:
- a CDS encoding efflux RND transporter periplasmic adaptor subunit — protein sequence MNNLTHLIFCSAAAVFLTGCNQTQGADNDELEQRTLQVVQLQNPNESMTKTFNGTVHSHEQAGLAFRVPGTIEQMLFNKGDSITQDQVIARLDPHDYQVTLEELEARKLEAQSAHKLAKSELKRVKQATNDDAIARVNLDRAISGYERSLSALKVVDKNIQRAKDILKYTELRAPFDGVIASVDFEQYEQALPGVSIVTLQNNNVLEIEVDVPENLIGLFNIGQHGSVSWYESSAPLNARVVEIAPVPHLIKQTYSVIYAIDHPSASVFPGKSVTVTTQVGDSNSAYCVPYSAVVGQKDSLFVNLIREEQVIKTHVELTSLDAYQACVTGAIGSGDYVVVSGSNYLSDGDSAKKLIIRNQ from the coding sequence ATGAATAACCTAACCCATCTTATTTTCTGCTCGGCAGCCGCCGTATTTCTAACTGGTTGTAACCAGACTCAAGGGGCCGATAATGACGAACTTGAGCAACGAACCCTGCAAGTCGTCCAGCTCCAAAACCCCAATGAATCAATGACGAAAACCTTCAACGGTACGGTTCATTCTCATGAACAAGCCGGTTTGGCTTTTCGTGTCCCTGGAACCATAGAACAAATGTTGTTTAACAAGGGCGATTCGATAACACAAGATCAGGTTATCGCGCGCCTCGACCCTCATGATTATCAGGTGACGTTAGAAGAACTTGAGGCCAGAAAACTTGAAGCCCAATCAGCCCATAAGCTCGCGAAGTCAGAGCTTAAACGAGTAAAGCAAGCAACGAATGATGATGCTATTGCCCGTGTGAATCTTGATCGTGCAATCAGTGGATACGAACGTTCCCTTTCGGCCTTAAAAGTTGTAGACAAAAATATCCAACGCGCGAAAGATATATTGAAGTATACCGAGTTGAGAGCCCCATTTGATGGCGTTATAGCAAGCGTAGATTTTGAACAATATGAGCAGGCATTGCCTGGTGTCTCGATTGTCACATTGCAAAATAACAATGTATTAGAGATTGAAGTAGATGTGCCTGAAAACTTGATTGGGCTTTTCAATATAGGCCAACATGGTTCAGTATCTTGGTATGAGTCGAGCGCGCCCCTCAACGCTCGCGTGGTTGAAATCGCTCCAGTGCCCCACCTAATAAAGCAAACCTATTCCGTGATATACGCCATCGACCACCCAAGTGCGTCGGTATTTCCTGGAAAGTCTGTCACTGTGACGACGCAAGTCGGCGATTCCAACAGTGCCTACTGCGTACCTTACTCCGCTGTTGTTGGTCAAAAAGATAGTCTGTTCGTTAATCTGATTCGAGAAGAGCAGGTAATTAAAACACATGTCGAACTGACGTCATTGGACGCATATCAAGCCTGTGTCACAGGTGCAATAGGTAGTGGTGATTATGTCGTTGTGAGTGGATCGAATTACCTTAGTGATGGTGATAGTGCCAAAAAGCTAATCATAAGAAATCAATAA